The DNA segment TCCAAATGATTTCCGCACATGTCCGCACGGTTCTCCGCAGCTCTCTGGGGAATATGTTTGTCCCGGAAATGCTTCAGGACGGTACGCGGCCAACCCTGTCCAATTTTGCAAACTACATTTTAAGTGACGAGGGAATGACCTTTTTCTTTTCTCCGTATCAAGTAGCCCCTTTCGCAGCCGGAGAATCCGCCGTGCCCCTTCCATGGAGCATGATCAGGCGATACGTCAAACCGGAGATTCGCGACCTGCTTTCACCCTCATTGTAACCTTATTTGATTTTTTTCATAAAAAGTTGCTATAGATAGATATGAATCTCAATGAACAGTAAAGGAGTCACCATGGAACTCATTCGAATTATCATCTCAGTACTTATTCCTCCCTTGGGAGCATTTCTCAAAGTCGGCCTGAGTTTGCAATTTCTGCTCAACCTCATCCTGACTCTGTGCGGGTATTTTCCAGGTCTTGTGCATGTCATCTGGCTCCTGTCCAGAAAATAACTCCCGGCACACATTGAAAATGAATTGAACAGATCCCCCAGCACCGCGAATGCCAGTTTCGCCGGGGTACTCTGATTCTCTTCGCAGAAAAAAGATCAAGTCCCAGTTCTTCGGGGACTTGATCTTTTTCTTTCCATGGCAAAAACACGAAGAAAACTCTTTCACCTTGCAAGGCACAAATCAGAATCTGTCAAATTCCTCTCCGAACGAATCTTCATCGTGCTCCCCGGCAGGCAGTGCACGGGGAGGCATGGCATGTCCCTGCTCCTGGCGATTCATTCGATCTTCACAACCCGATAGATCAAAATAGTTGACCGCCATCTGCATAGTCTGAGCCTGGGCGGACAACTCCTCCGCCGTACTTGCAAGTTCCTCGGAAACAGAGGCGTTCGACTGAACAATCTTATCCAGTCCCTTAACACCGTCACTGATAAAACCGACACTGTTCTCCTGTTCACTGCTTGCTGCAGATATCTCCTGCACCAACTCGGAAGTTTTCTGGATGTCCGGCACCATCTGACTCAGCATGGTCCCGGCCTTTTCCGCGACGGCCACACTGGAAGAAGAAAGCTCGCTGATTTCGGATGCAGCCTTACCACTTCGCTCGGCCAGCTTGCGAACTTCGGCCGCCACCACCGCAAAGCCCTTACCCTGCTCCCCGGCCCGAGCAGCTTCGATGGCCGCATTCAGAGCAAGAAGATTTGTTTGCCGGGCGATTTCCTCAATGATAGATATTTTTTCAGCAATATCACGCATGGCTGAGACCGTGGCATCAACAGCTTTCCCACCTTCCAGTGCATCATTACTGGCCTTGCCTGCGATAGATTCGGTTTCTTCAGCATTTTTGGAATTGATATCAATACTCTCAGCCATTGTTTTCACATGATCAGAGACATCAGCCACGTTTTGCGCCTGTTCAGTTGCCCCTTGAGCCACCTGAACAGACGAGGCCGCCAACTCTTCACTCCCTGAAGCCACCTGGCTGACAGAATCAACCACATGCCCGACGGTCTGGATCAGATGGGTCACCATAGTCTGCATAGCCCCATAAACAGAGTGCGAACTTGGTTGCCCGATAAATTTCACTCCAAGCTTGCCCCGAGCGATCTGCCGTGTGATGTCCACCAGAACCAGGGGATCAGTCCCCAGTTGCCCCAGCACGCTCCTCACTATCAGCAAAGCGATGACAATACCGAAAACAAGTGCCATGATTCCAATGCTCATGGCAGTGAGACCCAACGCATTCGCCTCTTTTTCAGTGCTTCCAACCTTACTTAAGGCCTGCTCTCCTGCTTGTTCGGCAATAGCCCCGACCACTGGCATAATTGTTTCAACTGCCGAACGCATTCTTTCGTCACTTTTCGCTATGCGACTATCCTCTGCCACAAGATCGGCAAAAGACTGCTTGTAGGCCTCGCCCATACGAATGGCCCTCTGAACATATTCAGGAGCAGCTTCTGATGTCTTGAACGCACCAATCAAATGATCCAGATTGGCATAGGTTGCCGCTACGTACTTTTCGTCACCTCGCAGCAAGTAATCCTTTTCAGAACGGCGAACCATGAGCAGCAGACCTTTGACGTCCGGAACAAAGAGTCGCATCAATGGAGATTCTATTTCATTGGCTGCCTGTCTGACCTCCTCATAATCTCCATCAGCCCCTGATGCGGCAAACCGCGCAAAGGAATTGGAATACTTCTCGAAAGCCACTTCGACTTTCTGTAATTCAGCTCCCTTTTCCTTGCGTGCATCAAGTCCATTTTTGAAAGATTTCATGGTTTCGGCCATTTTTGCCCGATAGGCTGTACCACCAGAACGGATGTAATCCTTTTCCCAACGACGCATCAAAAGCAAATCAAGATACAAATCCTGTACTTGGTGCGTCACGAAAACAGCTTCAGCATCTCGGACAAGCCCCCTGAAAGCCCCTTGCAGGCCCGAATTATAATCAAGCCCCCGCCTTTCCCAGGCTGCGACCAGATCAAGAAAAGCCTTTTGGTAGGTATCTGCCGCCCCTCTGATGGCAACGGATTTATTGACAAGATCACGAGCCCCCACCTGCTCTGCAAGGCGGGCAATTTCGTCAGCACTTTTCAAAGCTTCGCCCAAATGCTCCTGAAATGAGGCAAGCGCTTTCTTGTCCTTCCCGATCAGAAAATCCTTTTCATACCGCCGGCACTCGAAGATATTCTTTTCCACGTTAAATGCATGGGATTCAATTGCGAGTTCCTCTTTGACCAGCGCCTTGAAACTGGAAACCGAAACAGTCATGGCAAATTGATATATACCAACGACAAGAAGCAAAAGAACGAGAACAATACCGATGCCTGCCAGCAATTTCGTTTTCAGCTTGAGGCCTTGCAGCATGGGAACCTCCGTATACATTTTTATAAGTCAATCTTTTAATCCACTTATACACAAGAAAACGTATACGAGAAGAGCACCATTATAATCTGAAAAACATAAATGTCTTTTCTCGAAACACTCCAACGAAAAGGAGCCACGGCACTAGCCGCAGCTCCTGAAAAAGCACTGTGAAAATTCTCTCATCAAGCAATGGAATTCGTTTTATAAGATTAAACCGTCTTCAACTCCTCTGCCCCTCAACAGGCAAAAAATAAAAGACGAATTCACCTACAATTTCTTCAATTCCAGTTCAAGAACATTCAGATACTCGTCAAGCATCTCAGGTGTGATGTCCCCCATGTGTCCTATCCTAAAGACCTGACGACGCCCGGCTTCTTCCAATGCTTTGTTGAGCTTCCCATATCCGGGATCCATGAGATACCCAGACTGCCGAAGCGCTTCCTTGACGACCATTTTGAGCTGAACCGGCGTGACTCCGGCAGGACAAACAACAGCCGAAACCGTGGGCGAGCGAAACCCTTCAGGCGCAAACATGTCAAATCCTTCAAGGGCATTCACCCATTGTTCGACCATGGAACGCATTTCAAGGTGACGGTCAAACCTGTTCTGAATACCTTCCTCCAACACAATATGCTCAAGCTGGACATACATCTGGTTTACCAGAGTCGTATTTGGTGTGGTCAAGGTCTGGTTCAAACGGGCTTTGTCCAACTGCTTGAGAATATCCGTTGCATGCCCTTTATTGATCACCCGCGCAGCTTTTTCCTCGGCTTCCCGACTGATGAAACCAATGCCGAATCCGGCTGACAGAGCCAACGACTTCTGCGTTGCCGTTGAATACATAGAGGCACCGGAATTGGCGAGGTCAAGATCGGCACCACCGAAGATGGAGACCCCGTCGACCAGAGGAAGTGCACCATATTGGCGAATGAGAGCACAGACTGCTTTCATGTCGTTAACCACACCGGTCGAAGTCTCATTATGTGTAAAGGAAACAACTTCAGGTCTCAGCTTCTTGAGTCTTGTCTCCAAAACATCAAGATCAATGGGCCGACCATATTCGAATTGAAGGTTCTCGGCCTTTTTACCATTGGAAACCGCAATATTATAGTAATGATCACCGAAAGCGCCCACGGAAACATTGAGCAGTGTTTCATCATCGGCAACTAGAGAACGAATGGAAGCTTCCATTGCCGCAGAACCGGACCCCAGAAGCAGGACCGGCTCATACTCCTCGCCTGATCCAGCCAGAAGCCGAAGATTCCTGCGAATGGGACCGAAACGAAGCTCATTTTCAGCATCGCGATGACCGAACTCAGGCAGCAATGCCGCCTCTTTGATTTCCTGACGTATATAGGTCGGACCGGTGATGAACATTTTTAACGAAGCGAATTTAGGTGCACTCATGGCTTATACCCTCTGATGAGGTTGAAGGAGACAAAA comes from the Pseudodesulfovibrio piezophilus C1TLV30 genome and includes:
- a CDS encoding YqaE/Pmp3 family membrane protein; the protein is MELIRIIISVLIPPLGAFLKVGLSLQFLLNLILTLCGYFPGLVHVIWLLSRK
- a CDS encoding methyl-accepting chemotaxis protein, whose translation is MLQGLKLKTKLLAGIGIVLVLLLLVVGIYQFAMTVSVSSFKALVKEELAIESHAFNVEKNIFECRRYEKDFLIGKDKKALASFQEHLGEALKSADEIARLAEQVGARDLVNKSVAIRGAADTYQKAFLDLVAAWERRGLDYNSGLQGAFRGLVRDAEAVFVTHQVQDLYLDLLLMRRWEKDYIRSGGTAYRAKMAETMKSFKNGLDARKEKGAELQKVEVAFEKYSNSFARFAASGADGDYEEVRQAANEIESPLMRLFVPDVKGLLLMVRRSEKDYLLRGDEKYVAATYANLDHLIGAFKTSEAAPEYVQRAIRMGEAYKQSFADLVAEDSRIAKSDERMRSAVETIMPVVGAIAEQAGEQALSKVGSTEKEANALGLTAMSIGIMALVFGIVIALLIVRSVLGQLGTDPLVLVDITRQIARGKLGVKFIGQPSSHSVYGAMQTMVTHLIQTVGHVVDSVSQVASGSEELAASSVQVAQGATEQAQNVADVSDHVKTMAESIDINSKNAEETESIAGKASNDALEGGKAVDATVSAMRDIAEKISIIEEIARQTNLLALNAAIEAARAGEQGKGFAVVAAEVRKLAERSGKAASEISELSSSSVAVAEKAGTMLSQMVPDIQKTSELVQEISAASSEQENSVGFISDGVKGLDKIVQSNASVSEELASTAEELSAQAQTMQMAVNYFDLSGCEDRMNRQEQGHAMPPRALPAGEHDEDSFGEEFDRF
- a CDS encoding pyridoxal-phosphate-dependent aminotransferase family protein; the protein is MSAPKFASLKMFITGPTYIRQEIKEAALLPEFGHRDAENELRFGPIRRNLRLLAGSGEEYEPVLLLGSGSAAMEASIRSLVADDETLLNVSVGAFGDHYYNIAVSNGKKAENLQFEYGRPIDLDVLETRLKKLRPEVVSFTHNETSTGVVNDMKAVCALIRQYGALPLVDGVSIFGGADLDLANSGASMYSTATQKSLALSAGFGIGFISREAEEKAARVINKGHATDILKQLDKARLNQTLTTPNTTLVNQMYVQLEHIVLEEGIQNRFDRHLEMRSMVEQWVNALEGFDMFAPEGFRSPTVSAVVCPAGVTPVQLKMVVKEALRQSGYLMDPGYGKLNKALEEAGRRQVFRIGHMGDITPEMLDEYLNVLELELKKL